Within Scomber japonicus isolate fScoJap1 chromosome 1, fScoJap1.pri, whole genome shotgun sequence, the genomic segment ACAATAATCAAAGGATCCAGCAGCAAAATGACCCTCTTACGGGACAGCCGCCTGCTCTGCCACCTAAATCAAAAAGCAGAAAGCTGACAGGAACTGTGTCTGTGGACGCGATGTCCCACTCTCAGGTATGATGGAAAGTGGAGCCGACTGATTATGATTTCCTAGAAAATATGTTCAGCACAGCCTtgacacatttgtttgttgCATAATTGCACTGAATATGAAGACATTAAGAATACATTAGATTAGGTTAGATTTGAGGTAGACAAATGGCCTAACTTTATATCAAACTATTCAGGCACATTACAGGTCTGTAAtttcagacatacagtatacttaTAATCGACTTCCAAGAAATatcctgaaaataagaatataatttgctattttcacacacacactggttcaGGAGGTAGGAAGATTGCCAGTTCGATCCCCGGCTCCTCCACTCCATATGTCAATGTGTCCtagggcaagacacttaaccccaaattgctcccgttgctgtgccaatggtgtatgaattgctagtttccctctgatgagcaggttggcttCCTGTGTgttagctcctgccatcagtgtatgaatgtgtttgaataggtgaatgagatgtaatgtaaaagcgctttgagtggtcataatgactagaaaagtgctatataagtacagtccattcacCATTTACAATTCCAAATAATTCCAGGTAGTTGCAAGCATAACTTTAAAATGTTAGTCAGCTCATAGCAGGTCACCTGAACATGCTGGTTGGTGGAGGCGTGGAagtaaaagaagagagagattgATTAACAAAGAAGACAGCGAAATAGGTTGAGGTCTAAACTGGTAAACCTAACCCAGGTACAGGTAGTTTCCTGCCGTCCTCTCTGGTCCTGTCTACTGGTTCTTGGGCCAGGAAGCCAAAGTATCCTCTTATGCAAAAAGAGAGGGTCATCACACCTTTCCCCTTAAAAACTTCTAGATCCACCATCCAACTGACAAATCAAGGAAAATACTGATACCATAGTCATGTCAACCATATTACAAACATTCACGGCGTCATTTTACCACTAATTAAACCAAACTGCATTTCCATTGTCAACCAACCTGCCAAATACACCTTCCATGCTCCAACATGAATAAAGCTTAATTTATTATTAACTTGAAAATTTTTTAGTCATAATAGTTGAATAATAAGGGGatatttagggttagggttgggttgaAATTGGACTTTTCTTTCAaggaaatgacacatttttcctATAATTAGCATCAATTACATTATTCTTTTCAGGACGACTTCCAGGTTATTATGAGGAAAATGTTTGTGAACATTGATATAAAGCTTTACCCACTTTTCTTATGACTGTTTCAGtgaatatttattaattattatagtatttaaagaaataaacttTACCACCATCTTCATTGAGCGTTATGAGtttcttttaacattttcatagATATATAAGATCCATAAATGTAACCTCCAAAACAGTTTGTACAAACAACAAATGTATGATACTCATAATAAAGTGTTGAGTGCAGAATGtagaaacatcatcatcacgctatgctttaacattttagtttatCGGGTGCTCGTACATGAAAATCTTCCTTTGTGCTCGACAcagattaaacattaaatagaaATATTACACTGACCCACATTCACAAATACTGGGCCTAAATATGCTCGTTAAAGAGTGAGTGATTTACAAATATGAATAGTTATCTGATTGTTTAGTGGTTAGTTTGCGTCATTATGGAGAGATAATATCTTTTCTCATTTGCATCAACAACATTAAACTCTGAGTCCAGCTGGAGCTATTATTAGTACaacttttacaaaaaaacaagcatcAACTGTATTTTGTTTGAATCTGAATCAAATTGTGTAGAAAGGCAAgtcataaattaaattataaacaAAACTCCTAATTTATCATTTAGCTTGTGTGAGAGGAGTTTTATTACTGTATGAAGTCTTAGTTAATTATTACTCAATAAtggtttaaatatttacaatacTTTCAAATGATCTGGAGTCTGTGCAGAGCTCCGCTACTGTACATCAGACAGAATATACAACATGTGCACTGTCAACATCAGCTATCTCAGACcaaaatttacattttattaagtaCTAAATATTGGAATATGATGCCATTTACTGCTGTGAACTTCCTTCAAAAGATCCAGTTTCATTATTATGGGCTTAGTGGAAAGTTTAAGTGCCTATGAATGTTTAAATGCAATTTTAGTacaaacatttaacaacatTATAGATGGGAAACAATGAATATAACTTATCATACACAAAGAATAGTAGTAATGTTATAAGATAATTAAGGAGGTACAGTTGACATTCAGTCAATCTTTCTCGCTGCCATATTTTCTATAAATTATAGAAATGGTTCATAGATGCTAACACCTTTAAATAATATGTTAAATTGCACATGATACATAATGTCTCTTATCTAGTGACTGTACTAGTCTTTCCATTTAGATAAAAAAAAGCCTTCTGGAAAGAAGTGAGTAAAAAGCTACCACCTAATGTTGATGTCTGCTTAGTATgaacattattaaattataatatttagGATTATTAATTAGGTTTATTCTTtcaaaggtcaagaatgaactttcagTGAAACCAAAATCCTTCAAGCCTCGACAATGAGGCTTAATGATATTACAGGAGTGAACACCTTTGTACATCTTTTTAATACCCTATCAGCCACAGAAAGCCCTGAGATCCTCCACAGCTGATTGTTTGATCAGGCCTAAAGCTCCACAAACAAAGTGGGGAAGTTGCTGTCATGATTTATGCACCAAAACTGTGGAACACCCTGCCCATGTTTATCAAACGGGTAACGTCTgtggacatttaaaaatacctttactgtaaatcttttagtgttttaaacattttatttctgtttcacttaaaataaaatctgtttaACTTTAATCTCTTCTTAATAATAAGAACTTCTTCTCAAAGTGcttaaaacaaaatatagaGCGATGTTAGGGAGAACAAAGACAATGAAACATTAATATCATATAAgacataacattttaaaagatgttcAGTAGTGCATTCATAAAGtgttatatgttttgttttaaccTATGCTGTTGAATTTTACTTGCTGTACTTGTTTGCTCTTGTGTTATTGcctcaaatataaaacacagctgtgtgtgaaaggtgctatataaattaagttattattaCTATGTGTTTCAGAGTGTCCCCCCACTCCCAAAAAGAGGCATTCCTCTGGCCTTCTCTCTGAGTGGATCTTTGCCCGATACGACATCTCATCCAAGCGATATCCAGAGTGacacaaacagagcagagagactcagaggaaacacaaaccCGATGCTCAACTCAAACTCTTTTAACACCACAGACATAAAACATCCAGGTGACCTTTATCCTGGGCCGGTGGAGAGCAGGAGCAAATCTCTACCAAGACTGGACAACAGCAAcatggaggaggatggggagTACTCCAACAAGCTTAGCAGTCCTCCCCTCACCACGCCAACATCTTATTCTCCCACTCTGGTCAAAAGGGTCACTTGCCACACCTACTCACTCCATGAACCCAGATTTAACAGCTCCAGGTCGGAGCAGCAGAGCGATGATCTCGAGGTGCTGAGGTCCAACCCGCTCTACCACACCACCGAGGAGCCTGGGGGAAGTTCGGCTCAGCAGGGAGACGGCATGTATGCTGAGGTCCCCCAAAGGCCAACAGCTGCCGCTAGGCATGACGACACCTATGAGCTGATACAAGGGGAGGCCGCCGCCATGCACGGCAACACGTACGAATCTGTGG encodes:
- the LOC128354906 gene encoding SH2 domain-containing protein 7-like: MEKKSGVDLQMETSEGGLKELVLRWFTETQAPLILDNGNFPDWFQGFAARKDAEDLLRDKALGCFLIRLSDKAVGYILSYKGLDRCRHFVITQGKDGLFAISGDCQTYRTLKELIEHYKVSPIQPFGEYLTSSCNEVNTGELYDVVNYRTKGKSGVSVQALRTLWDQKNEHHSDHHNNQRIQQQNDPLTGQPPALPPKSKSRKLTGTVSVDAMSHSQSVPPLPKRGIPLAFSLSGSLPDTTSHPSDIQSDTNRAERLRGNTNPMLNSNSFNTTDIKHPGDLYPGPVESRSKSLPRLDNSNMEEDGEYSNKLSSPPLTTPTSYSPTLVKRVTCHTYSLHEPRFNSSRSEQQSDDLEVLRSNPLYHTTEEPGGSSAQQGDGMYAEVPQRPTAAARHDDTYELIQGEAAAMHGNTYESVEDMKTKKSKSTWGKNNMKWKKFLPDYKKK